The Vigna unguiculata cultivar IT97K-499-35 chromosome 6, ASM411807v1, whole genome shotgun sequence genome contains a region encoding:
- the LOC114188291 gene encoding uncharacterized protein LOC114188291, whose amino-acid sequence MGMDRLSSNHIVIDYGWHKVIFLEIEGLELILTQKALKEMEVGATCFMIVAQAEKKSTTEQIRSIPMVDKYVNFFPNEVLGLSPSRDVDFTIDTIPEASPVSVTPYRMAPVELVELKKKIEDLLEKKFIQLSSSPWGV is encoded by the coding sequence ATGGGGATGGACAGGCTGTCAAGCAACCATATTGTTATTGATTATGGATGGCACAAAGTGATATTCCTAGAGATAGAAGGACTCGAGTTGATATTGACTCAAAAAGCGCTGAAAGAGATGGAAGTTGGAGCTACTTGCTTCATGATAGTGGCTCAAGCGGAAAAGAAGAGCACAACTGAGCAAATTAGAAGCATTCCAATGGTAGACAAGTATGTCAATTTTTTCCCAAATGAAGTGCTTGGATTATCGCCAAGTAGGGATGTCGATTTCACCATTGATACCATCCCTGAAGCTAGCCCAGTATCCGTGACACCGTATAGAATGGCACCGGTAGAATTAGTTGAGCTGAAGAAGAAGATAGAGGATCTGTTAGAGAAAAAGTTCATCCAACTAAGTTCATCGCCATGGggagtgtaa